The Chitinophagales bacterium genome window below encodes:
- a CDS encoding glycosyltransferase yields the protein MDNKTLIFLTDGFPYGKGETFVENEIKFLSERFSEIVIITFSKKDQLRLIPKKIKVLSYEKGKPHFNLLFFFQFDFIKEFFSNLISNPFKNKIAIKSWLQAQRIKTFILKQGFPKNSIFYSYWLDDKAIALSLLKEKHPNMVYISRAHGWDVYQDRHQYSYLPFREFLGKKLDKILAISSNGLKELEKQGIKNTLISRLGVIQNEKISFEVEGKTFKIVSIASIIPLKRILLLAEAFLLINNTDIEWHHFGDGNQKKELLKIMENDTRFHFHGHLDNSAIKTWLLENNHNTLLVNTSTTEGIPVSMMEAMSFGTPCIGTNVGGVSEIIEDGVNGFLLSPNPTLQEIVEVIVKYQVLPIKEKKIFRQNAYNTWQEKYNAKTNYTKFIQSILNL from the coding sequence ATGGATAATAAAACTTTAATTTTTCTAACAGATGGATTTCCTTATGGGAAAGGAGAGACCTTTGTAGAAAATGAAATTAAGTTTTTATCTGAGCGTTTTAGCGAAATTGTCATTATTACTTTCTCTAAAAAAGATCAATTACGTTTAATCCCCAAAAAGATCAAGGTGCTTTCTTATGAAAAAGGAAAACCTCATTTCAATTTATTGTTTTTTTTTCAATTTGATTTTATCAAAGAGTTCTTTTCCAACTTAATATCTAATCCTTTTAAAAATAAAATTGCTATTAAAAGCTGGCTTCAAGCTCAAAGAATTAAAACTTTCATACTAAAGCAAGGTTTTCCTAAAAACAGTATATTCTACTCTTATTGGTTAGATGACAAAGCAATTGCTTTATCCTTATTGAAGGAAAAACATCCTAACATGGTTTATATTTCTAGAGCACACGGATGGGATGTTTATCAAGATAGACATCAGTATAGTTATTTACCTTTTAGAGAATTTTTAGGAAAAAAACTTGATAAAATTTTGGCGATTTCTTCTAATGGTTTGAAGGAGTTAGAAAAGCAAGGAATAAAAAACACCCTTATTTCAAGACTGGGAGTTATACAAAATGAAAAAATATCTTTTGAAGTGGAAGGCAAGACTTTTAAAATAGTGTCTATTGCATCAATTATTCCTTTAAAACGTATTTTGCTATTAGCAGAGGCGTTTCTACTTATAAATAATACTGATATAGAATGGCATCATTTTGGAGATGGAAATCAAAAAAAGGAACTTTTAAAAATTATGGAAAATGATACAAGATTTCATTTTCATGGTCATTTGGATAATAGTGCGATAAAAACATGGCTACTTGAAAACAACCATAACACACTCCTTGTTAATACAAGTACAACTGAAGGTATTCCCGTATCTATGATGGAAGCAATGAGTTTTGGGACTCCTTGTATAGGAACTAATGTAGGAGGCGTTTCTGAGATTATAGAGGATGGAGTTAATGGTTTTTTATTAAGCCCAAACCCAACACTTCAAGAAATTGTGGAAGTAATAGTTAAATATCAAGTTTTGCCCATTAAAGAAAAGAAAATATTCAGACAAAATGCATATAATACTTGGCAAGAGAAATATAATGCTAAAACAAATTACACAAAATTTATTCAATCTATTTTGAATCTATAG
- a CDS encoding glycosyltransferase → MTIDICNALQNKGCEVKLISFGNHNGYGELIKDIDWIILNEKSNLRFLRGYYPFAQKLQKIIDNFQPNIIHTHLFEAEIISRSCFYHKAKWFSHLHDNMPQLRNLSLQTLLNKKQLINFYEKQWLLQKYKNNGGNSFIAISRDTLKYGEKVLTPICEINYLKNAINYDNFYCKRNFLEETKLKLINIGSFQPKKNQQFLVDIAKVLKDKEIDFELRFLGDGELKSNIQEKVQKLRLQNQVFFEGNVSNVSEYLNKSNLYVHSAYYEPFGLVLLEAMAAGLPVVSLDGKGNRDIMVDGENGYMLQEQDAILFANKIIELWKDRILMNQISVKANEFAKNYDITQYCTKLLTLYQEAIDSK, encoded by the coding sequence TTGACAATAGATATTTGTAATGCACTACAAAATAAAGGATGTGAAGTAAAACTCATAAGTTTTGGAAATCATAATGGATATGGAGAACTAATAAAGGATATTGATTGGATAATTCTTAATGAAAAGAGTAATTTGCGGTTTTTAAGAGGATATTATCCTTTTGCTCAAAAACTTCAAAAAATTATTGACAATTTTCAACCAAACATTATACACACTCATTTATTTGAAGCTGAAATCATATCGCGAAGTTGTTTTTATCATAAAGCTAAATGGTTTAGTCATTTGCATGACAATATGCCGCAATTAAGGAATTTATCATTACAAACATTATTAAATAAAAAGCAATTAATCAATTTTTACGAAAAACAATGGCTTCTACAAAAGTATAAAAACAATGGAGGAAATAGCTTTATTGCTATTTCTCGAGACACCTTAAAATATGGGGAAAAAGTTTTGACCCCTATTTGTGAAATCAACTATCTTAAAAATGCTATTAATTATGATAATTTTTATTGCAAAAGGAATTTTTTAGAAGAAACTAAATTAAAGTTAATAAATATAGGTAGTTTCCAACCCAAGAAAAACCAACAATTTTTAGTAGATATCGCCAAAGTTTTAAAAGATAAAGAAATAGATTTTGAGTTAAGATTTTTAGGAGATGGAGAACTAAAATCTAATATTCAAGAAAAGGTTCAAAAATTAAGATTGCAAAACCAAGTTTTTTTTGAAGGCAATGTTTCTAATGTCTCCGAGTATTTAAACAAGTCGAATCTTTATGTTCATTCGGCATATTACGAACCTTTTGGTCTTGTTCTTTTAGAAGCCATGGCGGCAGGCTTGCCGGTAGTTTCTCTAGATGGAAAAGGAAATAGAGATATAATGGTAGATGGAGAAAATGGATATATGTTGCAAGAGCAGGATGCTATTTTATTTGCAAATAAGATTATAGAGCTATGGAAAGATAGAATATTAATGAATCAAATATCCGTAAAAGCAAATGAATTTGCTAAGAACTATGATATTACTCAATATTGCACTAAGCTATTAACGCTTTACCAAGAAGCTATAGATTCAAAATAG
- a CDS encoding MBOAT family protein: MLFNSIDFAIFLPIVFLLYWFVFNKNLKLQNFFLLVVSYFFYGMWDWKFLSLIAISSFVDYWVGNQLVKVEEQGERKILLSISLIVNLGLLGFFKYFNFFIHSFNDVFTFLGHPIDVAPLHIILPVGISFYTFQTLSYSIDIYRKQMKPAEDVVSFFAYVSFFPQLVAGPIERAQNLLPQFYKNRKFDYYSSVLGLRQILWGLFKKVVVADNCATYVNQIFNNYSSQEPSTLLLGAILFAFQIYGDFSGYSDIAIGTARFFGFSLMQNFAFPYFSRDIAEFWRRWHISLSSWFKDYLYIPLGGSRGGMGKKIRNTFIIFLVSGFWHGANWTFVVWGALNAFYFLPLLIFNKNRSNIDIVASSSFLPTFKEGLQILLTFFLTIIAWIFFRADSVSIGMEYTTRLFSLKLFSMPSILPVKTLLFVGVLLLLEWLNRKSLFGLELRYFKLPSVLRWSLYLILIFLIAFFAGKQQEFIYFQF; the protein is encoded by the coding sequence ATGCTTTTTAACTCTATTGATTTTGCTATATTCTTGCCAATAGTATTTTTACTTTATTGGTTTGTTTTTAATAAAAACCTAAAACTCCAAAATTTCTTTTTATTAGTAGTCAGCTACTTTTTTTACGGCATGTGGGACTGGAAGTTTTTATCTTTAATAGCCATAAGCTCCTTTGTTGATTATTGGGTAGGAAATCAACTTGTTAAAGTTGAAGAACAGGGGGAAAGAAAAATATTATTGTCTATAAGTTTGATTGTTAATTTAGGACTTTTGGGCTTCTTTAAGTATTTCAATTTTTTTATACACAGTTTCAATGATGTTTTCACTTTTTTAGGACATCCTATTGACGTAGCTCCGCTACACATAATTTTACCTGTAGGAATTAGTTTCTATACTTTTCAAACATTAAGTTATTCTATTGATATTTATAGAAAGCAAATGAAGCCGGCTGAAGATGTAGTTTCATTTTTTGCTTATGTTAGTTTTTTCCCTCAACTAGTAGCGGGTCCCATAGAGCGGGCACAAAATCTTCTTCCTCAATTCTATAAAAACAGGAAATTTGATTACTATTCATCTGTATTAGGTTTAAGGCAGATATTGTGGGGCTTATTTAAAAAAGTGGTGGTAGCAGATAACTGTGCCACATACGTTAACCAAATATTTAATAATTATTCCTCTCAAGAACCGAGCACTTTGTTATTAGGGGCAATACTGTTTGCTTTTCAGATTTATGGTGATTTTTCTGGTTATTCGGATATTGCCATAGGAACAGCCAGGTTTTTTGGATTTAGTTTAATGCAAAATTTTGCTTTTCCATATTTTTCAAGAGATATTGCCGAGTTTTGGAGACGTTGGCATATTTCTTTATCCTCTTGGTTTAAAGATTATTTATACATTCCTTTAGGGGGAAGTAGAGGTGGAATGGGTAAAAAAATTAGAAATACATTTATTATATTTTTAGTTAGTGGATTTTGGCACGGGGCAAATTGGACATTTGTTGTATGGGGTGCACTTAACGCTTTTTATTTTTTGCCCTTATTGATATTTAATAAAAATAGAAGTAATATAGATATAGTGGCATCATCTTCTTTTTTGCCAACTTTTAAAGAGGGACTACAAATATTGCTAACATTTTTTTTAACAATTATAGCTTGGATATTTTTTAGGGCAGATAGCGTGTCAATAGGCATGGAATATACTACGAGATTATTTTCTTTAAAACTCTTTTCAATGCCATCAATACTTCCTGTTAAAACACTTTTATTTGTAGGTGTTTTGTTGCTTTTAGAATGGCTTAACAGAAAATCGTTGTTTGGTTTAGAATTGAGATATTTTAAACTTCCCTCTGTTTTACGATGGAGTTTATATTTGATATTAATTTTTCTAATTGCTTTTTTTGCAGGAAAACAACAAGAATTTATTTATTTTCAATTTTAA
- a CDS encoding class I SAM-dependent methyltransferase — protein sequence MGLIGNLIYWPISSKDKVEKYQEIIRDEEWEAIEQYIPVASKFLDVGCGAGYSLMKAKNNRKCEVVGIDPEPGAHGVGRYNGLKTENTEILQGFSENLPFEDEQFDVVYSSHVLEHVNDEQKSLEEMKRVLKQDGTLIIGMPTAAMAGINLFSQVFFLTHIRIYRFLKSIITLKFNYPIKNIFILGSHSKPRAKYIWYDLKHYKISNWEKIVGGVFNIGKIITPCFYPYPDFVQFFKMKRNFKYSSSVFFICKLKKGNAF from the coding sequence ATGGGATTAATTGGGAATCTTATTTATTGGCCAATTTCATCAAAAGATAAAGTAGAAAAATATCAAGAGATAATAAGAGATGAAGAATGGGAAGCCATAGAGCAATATATACCTGTTGCTTCAAAATTTTTAGACGTAGGATGCGGAGCTGGTTATAGTTTAATGAAGGCAAAAAACAATAGAAAATGTGAAGTTGTTGGGATAGATCCCGAACCGGGGGCTCATGGTGTGGGAAGATATAATGGTTTAAAAACAGAAAATACAGAAATTCTTCAAGGCTTTTCAGAAAATCTTCCATTTGAGGACGAACAATTTGATGTGGTTTATTCATCCCATGTTTTAGAACATGTTAATGATGAACAAAAAAGTTTAGAGGAAATGAAAAGAGTACTCAAGCAAGATGGCACACTTATTATAGGAATGCCAACAGCCGCAATGGCAGGAATTAATTTGTTTTCGCAAGTTTTCTTTTTAACCCACATTAGAATTTATAGATTTTTAAAGTCTATTATTACGCTGAAATTTAATTATCCAATTAAAAATATATTCATTTTGGGTTCTCACAGTAAACCAAGGGCAAAGTATATATGGTATGATCTTAAACACTATAAAATAAGTAATTGGGAAAAAATTGTAGGAGGCGTTTTTAATATTGGAAAAATAATAACTCCTTGTTTTTATCCTTACCCCGATTTTGTTCAATTTTTTAAAATGAAAAGGAATTTCAAATATTCAAGTAGCGTTTTTTTTATATGTAAATTAAAGAAGGGAAATGCTTTTTAA
- a CDS encoding glycosyltransferase family 2 protein, translating into MDKVFFSIVLPTYNRANMLSKAINSVLCQSYTNWELIVVDDGSTDNTQQVVAQFEDSRIKYIYQENQERSAARNNGIRNATGKYICFIDSDDEYLPNHLKALYNSILNTGGKKAVYYSELCINNENNKNKYILKKEASLLDNIFEHALIPSRICVKKEILLEFPFNENLNISEDTELLVRILNKYPKIVSTNEHTVLYKIHEDNSVNYKKYNAYAKRKEVLQQILQNSNSNVIRKSWCKKIINQCNFGIIKYYYYQGKKTKAISTTIKSIIELPNYKTKEKIVIFTKLLLNKKVWD; encoded by the coding sequence ATGGATAAAGTGTTTTTTTCTATAGTTTTGCCTACATACAATAGGGCAAACATGTTGTCAAAAGCTATTAATAGTGTTTTATGCCAATCATATACAAATTGGGAATTAATTGTGGTTGATGATGGCTCAACGGACAACACACAACAAGTAGTAGCTCAATTTGAAGATTCTCGCATAAAATATATCTATCAAGAAAATCAAGAACGAAGTGCCGCTAGAAATAATGGAATAAGAAATGCTACGGGAAAGTATATCTGTTTTATTGATAGTGATGATGAATATTTGCCAAACCATCTTAAGGCGTTATATAATAGCATATTAAATACAGGAGGAAAAAAAGCAGTATATTATTCTGAACTTTGCATAAACAATGAAAATAATAAGAATAAATATATATTAAAAAAAGAGGCTTCACTTTTAGACAATATTTTTGAACATGCTTTAATTCCTAGTAGAATATGCGTAAAAAAAGAAATTTTATTAGAGTTTCCTTTTAATGAAAACCTTAACATTTCTGAAGACACCGAGTTGCTTGTAAGAATACTGAATAAGTACCCTAAAATTGTTTCAACAAATGAACACACTGTATTATATAAAATACATGAAGACAATAGCGTTAATTATAAAAAATATAATGCTTACGCTAAAAGAAAAGAGGTATTGCAGCAAATATTGCAAAACAGTAATTCAAACGTTATACGTAAATCTTGGTGCAAAAAAATTATTAACCAGTGTAATTTTGGGATAATTAAATATTATTATTACCAAGGCAAAAAAACAAAAGCCATTTCAACTACAATTAAATCAATTATAGAGTTGCCTAATTATAAGACAAAAGAAAAAATAGTTATTTTTACCAAGCTATTGTTAAATAAAAAAGTATGGGATTAA
- a CDS encoding NAD(P)-dependent oxidoreductase yields the protein MKSYNKKAIVIGGSGYIGSNLEFYLRKMGGDVDSYDRRSKINFFDSNEIKQINFNSADLIFFMAGKTGTIDGFDEYEEYIKSNEILLLKTLQEIIKQGFSGRFVYPSTRLIYKGIEKTPLKENDQKETKTIYAANKLFAENVINSWSNYYGLNYTIYRICVPYGHIIENKYSYGTMGFLTNQAKKDKKITLFGNGEIYRTFTHVEDICKIMTEASLIESTKNEIYNIGSNDNISLKSLAEMISIKYNAEICFVPWKESFLKLESGDTIFDDSKLKRIMKIDYKNSLKNYIGNL from the coding sequence ATGAAGTCCTATAACAAAAAAGCAATTGTGATAGGTGGGAGTGGATACATTGGTTCTAATTTAGAATTTTACTTAAGAAAAATGGGGGGTGATGTTGATAGCTATGATAGACGTTCAAAAATAAATTTTTTTGACAGTAATGAGATAAAACAAATAAATTTTAACTCAGCAGATTTAATATTTTTTATGGCTGGAAAAACAGGAACTATAGATGGATTTGACGAATATGAGGAATATATTAAATCAAACGAAATACTTTTGCTAAAAACATTACAAGAAATTATAAAACAAGGATTTAGTGGAAGGTTTGTATATCCTTCTACAAGACTTATTTATAAGGGTATTGAAAAAACACCTTTAAAAGAAAATGACCAAAAAGAAACAAAAACTATTTATGCGGCTAATAAATTGTTTGCAGAAAATGTAATAAACTCATGGAGTAATTATTATGGATTAAATTATACTATATATAGAATATGTGTTCCGTATGGACACATTATAGAAAACAAATATTCTTATGGGACAATGGGATTTTTAACAAATCAAGCAAAAAAAGATAAAAAAATAACACTTTTTGGAAATGGTGAAATTTATAGAACATTTACACACGTTGAAGATATATGTAAAATAATGACAGAAGCTTCACTAATTGAGTCAACAAAAAATGAAATTTATAACATTGGTAGTAATGATAACATAAGTTTAAAAAGTCTTGCAGAAATGATTTCTATAAAGTATAACGCTGAAATTTGTTTTGTGCCTTGGAAAGAAAGTTTTTTGAAATTAGAATCTGGAGATACTATATTTGATGACTCCAAACTAAAAAGAATTATGAAGATAGACTATAAAAATAGTTTGAAAAATTACATTGGAAATCTGTAA
- a CDS encoding Gfo/Idh/MocA family oxidoreductase, with amino-acid sequence MREKINIGVMGCANIAKRSVIPTIISNQNFNLVAVASRSELKANEFASLFNVKPIVGYENLLNEEIDAVYMPLPTGLHEEWILNCLEKRKHIYVEKSFAPNYFVTKKILDKAKQKKCVVKENFMFPYHSQSKYLLNLIENKTIGNIRSFRSSFCFPPLNNNNFRYSKELGGGALLDAGAYPIKAAQMVLGKGIKHLSSTMNVNNKGVDITGSAHFLSSQNIPIHLTWGFDNFYQCQIEILGTKGKVTTDRSFTAGLGVKPSITIETDNKIEQLSLNSDNHFNNILNSFYDEIIDKKFNEAIDEIKNQSFLQNEILTKSIINEVL; translated from the coding sequence ATGAGAGAAAAAATTAACATAGGAGTGATGGGATGTGCTAATATTGCTAAAAGGTCAGTAATACCTACAATTATAAGTAATCAAAATTTTAACTTAGTAGCGGTAGCTAGTAGAAGTGAGTTAAAGGCTAATGAATTTGCATCTTTGTTTAATGTAAAACCCATAGTTGGTTACGAAAATTTATTAAATGAAGAAATTGATGCGGTATATATGCCCCTCCCAACAGGACTTCATGAAGAGTGGATTTTAAATTGCTTAGAAAAAAGAAAACATATTTATGTAGAGAAATCTTTTGCCCCTAATTATTTTGTTACTAAAAAAATATTAGATAAAGCAAAGCAAAAAAAATGTGTGGTTAAGGAAAATTTTATGTTCCCATACCATTCACAAAGTAAATATTTACTAAACTTAATAGAAAATAAGACTATTGGAAACATCAGAAGTTTTAGATCTTCATTCTGTTTCCCCCCTTTAAACAACAATAATTTTAGATATAGTAAAGAACTTGGCGGAGGTGCTTTATTAGATGCAGGGGCATATCCAATAAAAGCAGCACAAATGGTTTTAGGAAAAGGAATAAAACACTTATCTAGCACAATGAATGTAAACAACAAGGGAGTAGATATAACAGGAAGTGCTCATTTTTTATCTTCTCAAAATATCCCAATACATCTAACTTGGGGATTTGATAATTTTTATCAATGTCAAATTGAAATTTTAGGCACAAAAGGAAAAGTAACTACTGATAGAAGTTTTACTGCGGGACTAGGAGTAAAACCAAGTATAACTATAGAAACAGATAATAAAATTGAACAACTTAGTTTAAACTCAGACAATCATTTCAATAATATTTTAAATTCTTTTTATGATGAAATAATTGATAAAAAATTTAATGAGGCGATTGATGAAATCAAGAATCAAAGTTTTTTACAAAATGAAATATTAACAAAAAGCATTATAAATGAAGTCCTATAA
- a CDS encoding NDP-hexose 2,3-dehydratase family protein: MNKHNIDILHSAISDTYLHKTEEIIAWVKERNEEVKVNISQINFSELKNWYISKQTGNIEHNSGKFFTIEGVNIEIKQENCKTWSQPIINQPEIGYLGFLTKEFNGVLHFLIQAKIEPGNVNKVQLSPTIQATRSNFTKVHKGKEPTYLNYFKERKGEVIIDQLQSEQGARFYRKRNRNIILKIDEDIEVFEDFMWVTLSQIKELLTYDNLVNMDTRTVISGLNYGSFNNDICSLINIVVTQDKNDFNRKVFLSILNKEKSLYTLNQIHSWLTELKSNYDLKVNLIPLNDVKDWIISNNSIYHKNNKYFEVIAVDVKIENREVANWTQPIIKPINEGIVAFICKEIDGILHFLVQAKLEIGNLDIVELAPTVQCITGNFRKGENEYEVKYLDLVLNAKKENIMHDVMLSEEGGRFFENQNRNMIVKIDENVKIEEHTNYKWMTLNQLLKFMEYSNNVNIEARSLLSVLSIK; encoded by the coding sequence ATGAATAAACACAATATTGACATATTACATTCTGCCATTAGTGATACCTATTTACACAAAACTGAAGAAATTATAGCGTGGGTTAAAGAAAGAAATGAAGAAGTTAAAGTAAATATTTCTCAAATAAATTTTTCTGAACTCAAAAATTGGTACATTAGTAAACAAACAGGAAATATTGAACATAATTCAGGAAAATTTTTCACCATAGAAGGTGTAAACATTGAAATAAAACAAGAAAACTGTAAGACATGGTCGCAACCAATAATTAACCAACCAGAGATTGGTTATTTGGGTTTTTTGACAAAGGAATTTAATGGTGTATTACATTTTTTAATTCAGGCTAAAATTGAACCAGGGAATGTAAATAAAGTTCAACTTTCTCCAACAATACAAGCCACAAGGAGTAATTTCACAAAAGTACATAAAGGGAAAGAGCCAACATATTTGAATTATTTCAAAGAGCGAAAAGGAGAAGTTATTATTGACCAACTTCAATCAGAGCAAGGTGCCCGTTTTTATAGAAAGAGAAATAGGAATATCATACTTAAAATTGATGAAGATATAGAAGTGTTTGAAGATTTTATGTGGGTTACATTAAGCCAAATAAAGGAACTTTTGACTTATGACAACCTTGTTAATATGGATACTAGAACTGTAATATCAGGATTGAATTATGGAAGTTTTAACAACGATATTTGCTCATTGATTAACATTGTTGTAACTCAAGATAAAAATGATTTTAACAGAAAAGTTTTTTTGTCTATTCTTAATAAGGAAAAATCGCTTTACACTTTGAACCAAATACATTCTTGGCTAACAGAGTTAAAAAGCAATTATGATTTAAAAGTTAATTTGATTCCTTTAAACGATGTAAAGGATTGGATAATTTCAAACAATAGCATTTATCATAAAAACAATAAATATTTTGAAGTTATAGCTGTTGATGTTAAAATAGAAAATAGAGAAGTTGCTAATTGGACTCAACCTATTATTAAGCCAATTAATGAAGGAATTGTAGCTTTTATATGTAAAGAAATTGATGGAATCCTACATTTTTTAGTACAAGCAAAACTGGAGATAGGAAATTTAGATATCGTTGAGCTTGCACCAACGGTTCAATGTATAACTGGAAATTTTAGAAAAGGAGAAAATGAATACGAAGTAAAGTATCTGGATTTAGTTTTGAACGCAAAAAAGGAAAATATTATGCATGACGTAATGCTTTCTGAAGAAGGTGGTCGTTTTTTTGAAAATCAGAATAGGAACATGATAGTGAAAATAGATGAAAATGTTAAGATAGAGGAACATACTAACTATAAGTGGATGACACTAAATCAACTATTGAAATTTATGGAATATAGTAACAATGTAAATATAGAAGCTCGTAGCTTATTGTCAGTATTATCTATTAAATAA